From Leptolyngbya sp. KIOST-1, one genomic window encodes:
- a CDS encoding sulfurtransferase, producing MAHPRNLVTADWLAQHLHDPDVVVVDCRFALADPHQGQQQYAAGHIPGAHYLDLNRDLSSPVEAHGGRHPLPDLETFSQTLSTLGVRSTPPTLVVAYDDSRFAFAARLWWLLRYLGHDSAAVLDGGWSGWVQQGYPTAPDLPPPRAGHFTPAPRPDWLVDIDAVRLRSEGTVLVDSRSPERYRGDVEPIDPVAGSIPGAVNYFWQEVSEPSGQMKPPAALAQHWASLNGSDEVMVYCGSGVTACVNLLAQTLADRPMAKLYLGGWSDWCSYL from the coding sequence ATGGCCCACCCCCGCAACCTCGTCACCGCCGACTGGCTGGCCCAGCACCTCCACGACCCCGATGTGGTGGTGGTCGACTGCCGCTTTGCCCTGGCCGACCCCCACCAGGGCCAGCAGCAGTACGCCGCTGGCCACATTCCCGGTGCCCACTACCTGGACCTCAACCGCGACCTGTCCAGCCCGGTGGAGGCCCACGGCGGGCGTCACCCGCTGCCCGATCTAGAGACCTTTAGCCAGACCCTGTCCACCCTCGGAGTGAGGTCTACCCCGCCCACCCTGGTGGTGGCCTACGACGATTCCCGCTTCGCCTTTGCCGCCCGCCTCTGGTGGCTGCTGCGCTACCTGGGCCACGACAGCGCGGCGGTACTGGATGGCGGCTGGTCGGGCTGGGTGCAGCAGGGGTACCCCACCGCCCCAGACCTCCCACCCCCCCGCGCCGGCCACTTTACCCCAGCCCCTCGGCCGGACTGGCTGGTGGACATCGACGCCGTGCGCCTTCGAAGCGAGGGTACGGTGCTGGTGGACTCGCGATCGCCCGAACGCTACCGGGGCGACGTCGAACCCATCGACCCGGTCGCAGGCAGCATTCCTGGGGCAGTGAACTACTTCTGGCAGGAGGTGTCTGAGCCCAGCGGCCAGATGAAGCCCCCCGCCGCCCTGGCCCAGCACTGGGCCAGCCTCAACGGATCTGACGAGGTGATGGTCTACTGCGGCTCGGGCGTCACCGCCTGCGTCAACCTGCTGGCCCAA
- a CDS encoding HdeD family acid-resistance protein gives MDPQSAGERRAATGWMMALSIGLLVLGVLAILMPTLASALFTSAIGWIVLVGGLVQVGQAYRSPLARTRWLNLGVGLLYAIAGLYILFNLARAMAVLTLAFGLLFMAEGIFTIAMAFAYRAGRSMSWFVAINGILTLILGILVFNRWPFSALWLIGLYVGISLLLSGSSLLGVALALRQAGAEEPEAGGEGLEE, from the coding sequence ATGGACCCTCAATCGGCGGGTGAGCGGAGAGCGGCGACGGGCTGGATGATGGCCCTCAGCATTGGCTTGCTTGTCCTGGGGGTCTTGGCTATTTTAATGCCCACCCTGGCTTCGGCTCTGTTCACCTCGGCAATTGGGTGGATTGTCCTGGTGGGCGGCCTGGTGCAGGTGGGGCAGGCCTATCGGTCGCCGCTGGCGCGGACCCGCTGGCTCAACCTGGGGGTGGGGCTGCTCTACGCGATCGCGGGCCTGTATATTCTCTTTAACCTGGCCAGGGCCATGGCGGTGCTCACCCTGGCCTTTGGGCTGCTGTTTATGGCCGAGGGCATTTTCACAATTGCTATGGCCTTTGCCTACCGGGCTGGCCGCAGTATGTCCTGGTTTGTGGCGATCAACGGCATCCTTACGCTAATTTTAGGCATCCTGGTATTCAACCGCTGGCCGTTCAGCGCCCTCTGGCTGATCGGTCTCTACGTCGGCATTAGCCTGCTGCTGAGTGGGTCTTCGCTGCTGGGGGTGGCCCTGGCCCTCCGCCAGGCTGGGGCTGAGGAGCCCGAGGCCGGGGGCGAGGGCCTGGAGGAATAA
- a CDS encoding serine aminopeptidase domain-containing protein, which translates to MAQPYILFAQHGWADSNQAMQALAQALAAEEAQIVAPCLNYAMTWLRIAPLIDAVDAVATATLAEQPRLPVRIVGHSMGGLIWLEVLNRHPEWWPRVESLVLVGSPVGGADLGRILDPLQVGLGIAADLGRDRRPMASRIAAAIATLSIAGDIDGGSDGTVPVESTRVPNGQFVCLGGIAHAALRCHPRVVEQIQQFWGGSSLSGPLLLHPLVDRLRQIPGMTDAHQRDFARATPWHTFADGTSIRLWRNPMGIYHVFLASAQEVCLYSGYVGWLHTGDMWRGLGNLRTEGEAVPD; encoded by the coding sequence ATGGCTCAACCTTACATTCTCTTTGCTCAGCACGGCTGGGCCGACAGCAACCAGGCGATGCAGGCGCTGGCCCAGGCGCTGGCGGCAGAGGAGGCGCAGATTGTGGCGCCCTGCCTCAACTACGCCATGACCTGGCTACGCATTGCCCCTCTGATCGACGCGGTGGATGCTGTGGCCACGGCGACCCTGGCCGAGCAGCCCCGGCTGCCGGTGCGGATTGTGGGTCACTCCATGGGGGGGCTGATCTGGCTGGAGGTGCTCAACCGCCATCCGGAGTGGTGGCCACGGGTTGAGTCCTTGGTGCTGGTGGGTTCTCCGGTGGGCGGGGCCGACCTGGGCCGCATTCTGGACCCGCTGCAGGTGGGGCTGGGCATTGCCGCTGACCTGGGCCGCGATCGCCGCCCCATGGCCAGCCGCATTGCCGCTGCGATCGCCACTCTGTCCATCGCCGGGGATATAGACGGCGGCAGCGATGGCACCGTCCCGGTCGAGAGTACGCGGGTGCCCAACGGCCAGTTTGTCTGCCTGGGCGGCATTGCCCATGCGGCCCTGCGCTGCCATCCCCGCGTGGTTGAGCAAATTCAGCAGTTCTGGGGTGGCAGCAGCCTGAGTGGGCCACTGCTGCTCCATCCCCTGGTCGATCGGCTGCGCCAGATTCCGGGCATGACCGATGCTCACCAGCGGGATTTTGCCCGCGCCACGCCCTGGCACACCTTTGCCGATGGCACCAGCATTCGCCTGTGGCGCAACCCTATGGGCATTTACCACGTGTTTTTGGCCTCGGCCCAGGAGGTCTGCCTCTACTCGGGCTACGTGGGGTGGCTGCACACGGGGGACATGTGGCGGGGCCTGGGAAACTTGCGCACTGAGGGCGAGGCTGTTCCTGACTAG
- the cobJ gene encoding precorrin-3B C(17)-methyltransferase: MSSFAAIALTPAGLKTLLPLATGLPAELWVPPSLVVDAEAWNAEVRVYDRSLKDTLADLWIAHDGLILALATGAVVRLIAPLLSDKASDPAVVVVSETGAQAISLCGGHQGGGDHLTRQVAHLLNAEPIITGSSQAHGLPGVDVLGKPFGWSKGSGDWTGVSAALAHGKPVEVLQDCGTSLWQDHLPTTHSFVFDSVRNPVARLWISPIQRRFDPDSGFPKAQWHPRVLWVGIGCERGTPQAVIAAAIERIFRAGHFSLGAIAGIASLDLKADEVGLVALCAERQWPLRCFSAEELKAIAVPNPSTVVEAAVQTPSVAEAAAILAATETSGGKLRVTKQVVRVEGQPGAVTVAIAQAEREYIPHPGHLALVGTGPGDLNQITPAAKGAIAQADAVIGYGLYIDQIRPLCRPGQIVEPWPITQERQRADRAIDLARWGLDVAVVSSGDCGIYGMAGLVLEQLQASGWDGETPTVEVLPGISALQAAAARVGAPLMHDFCAISLSDLLTPWKVIVQRLEAAAQADFVVALYNPKSKTRTEQIAIAHQIFMAHRSPNTPVAVVKSVYRPDETIHRTTLSAMLEAPIDMLTVVLVGNQSTQRHGPWLITPRGYNGQFGG; the protein is encoded by the coding sequence TTGTCGTCCTTTGCTGCGATCGCCCTTACCCCCGCCGGGCTCAAAACCCTGCTGCCCCTGGCCACCGGTCTTCCCGCTGAGCTGTGGGTTCCCCCCAGCCTGGTGGTCGATGCAGAGGCGTGGAATGCCGAGGTTCGAGTCTACGATCGCTCCCTCAAAGACACCCTGGCTGACCTCTGGATCGCCCACGATGGACTGATCTTGGCCCTGGCCACCGGGGCGGTGGTGCGGCTGATTGCGCCCTTGCTAAGCGATAAGGCCAGCGACCCGGCCGTAGTTGTCGTCAGCGAGACGGGGGCGCAGGCGATTAGCCTCTGCGGCGGACACCAGGGCGGCGGCGATCACCTGACCCGTCAGGTGGCCCATCTGCTCAATGCCGAACCCATCATTACTGGATCCTCTCAAGCCCACGGACTACCGGGGGTAGACGTACTGGGGAAGCCCTTTGGCTGGAGCAAGGGCAGCGGCGACTGGACCGGGGTGAGCGCGGCCCTTGCCCACGGCAAACCCGTCGAAGTGCTTCAAGACTGCGGCACATCCCTCTGGCAGGACCACCTGCCAACCACCCACTCATTTGTGTTTGACTCGGTTCGCAACCCTGTCGCACGCCTGTGGATTAGCCCGATTCAGCGGCGCTTTGACCCCGACAGTGGCTTTCCCAAGGCCCAGTGGCACCCGCGGGTGCTGTGGGTGGGCATCGGTTGCGAACGGGGCACCCCCCAGGCGGTGATCGCGGCGGCAATTGAGCGAATTTTTCGGGCGGGGCATTTTTCCCTGGGGGCGATCGCGGGCATTGCCAGCCTCGACCTCAAGGCCGACGAGGTGGGGTTAGTTGCCCTCTGTGCCGAACGTCAGTGGCCCCTGCGCTGCTTTAGCGCCGAGGAGCTGAAGGCGATCGCGGTGCCCAACCCATCCACGGTTGTGGAAGCGGCGGTGCAGACCCCCAGCGTGGCCGAGGCGGCGGCGATTCTAGCGGCGACAGAGACCTCGGGGGGAAAGCTGCGGGTGACCAAGCAGGTGGTGCGTGTGGAGGGCCAGCCGGGGGCAGTGACGGTGGCGATCGCCCAGGCGGAGCGTGAGTACATTCCCCACCCCGGCCACCTGGCCCTGGTGGGCACCGGCCCTGGCGACCTGAACCAGATCACCCCGGCGGCCAAAGGGGCGATCGCCCAGGCCGACGCGGTGATTGGCTACGGCCTCTACATCGACCAGATTCGCCCCCTCTGCCGCCCCGGCCAGATCGTCGAGCCCTGGCCCATCACCCAGGAGCGCCAGCGGGCCGATCGCGCCATTGACCTGGCCCGCTGGGGGCTAGATGTGGCGGTGGTGTCATCGGGCGACTGCGGCATTTACGGCATGGCGGGGCTGGTGCTGGAGCAGCTCCAGGCCAGCGGCTGGGACGGTGAAACCCCTACGGTAGAGGTTCTGCCCGGCATTTCGGCCCTGCAGGCGGCGGCGGCGCGGGTGGGAGCCCCGCTGATGCACGACTTCTGTGCCATCAGCCTCAGCGACCTGCTCACCCCCTGGAAGGTGATCGTGCAACGGCTGGAAGCCGCCGCCCAGGCCGACTTTGTGGTGGCCCTGTACAATCCCAAGTCGAAAACGCGCACCGAACAGATTGCGATCGCCCACCAGATTTTCATGGCCCACCGTTCCCCCAATACCCCCGTAGCGGTGGTCAAGTCGGTGTATCGTCCGGACGAAACCATTCACCGCACCACCCTGTCCGCCATGCTAGAAGCCCCCATCGACATGCTGACGGTAGTGCTCGTCGGCAACCAGAGCACCCAGCGCCACGGCCCCTGGCTGATCACCCCCCGCGGCTACAACGGTCAATTCGGCGGTTAG
- a CDS encoding diflavin flavoprotein, producing the protein MVAAAPAQKRLTIQVEAVAEDTTTIRSLDWDRDRFDIEFGLQNGTTYNSFIIRGEKVALVDTSHAKFRELYLKTLTGEIDPKTIDYLVISHTEPDHSGLVRDVLELAPQAVVVGAKVAIAFLEDLVHRPFERLIVKNGDTLDLGNGHTLEFVSAPNLHWPDTIFTYDHKTGLLFTCDAFGLHFCSDATYDEDLELISPDFRFYYECLMAPNARSVLGAMKRMDALPPVAMVATGHGPLLRYNVAELTGRYQRWSQEKAKAEDLVAVFYVSDYGYSDRLSQSIARGITKTGVAVEMMDMRSADPQEVTELVGRAKGLVIGMPPASGTGASETQATLGTVLAAVHGKQTVGLFESYGGDDEPIDTLATKFQDLDLIAAFTPIRIKDTPGEGLYQSCEEAGTDLGQGLAQAGKLKKLKALDADLEKALGRISSGLYIITAQKGEVSSAMLASWVSQASFQPLGFTVAVAKDRAIESLMQVGDTFVLNILEEGKHLGLMKHFLKRFAPGADRFAGVRTRPATNGSPLLADALAYLECEVTSRMEVSDHWIVYCTVQDGKVSDPDGQTAVHHRKVGNYY; encoded by the coding sequence ATGGTCGCAGCGGCACCGGCACAAAAGCGCCTTACCATCCAGGTTGAGGCGGTGGCCGAAGACACCACCACCATTCGCTCCCTCGACTGGGACCGCGATCGCTTTGACATCGAGTTTGGCCTGCAAAACGGCACTACCTACAACTCGTTCATCATTCGCGGCGAAAAAGTGGCCCTGGTGGACACCTCCCACGCCAAGTTTCGCGAGCTGTACCTGAAGACGCTGACCGGCGAAATTGACCCCAAAACCATCGACTACCTGGTGATTAGCCACACCGAGCCGGACCACAGCGGGCTGGTGCGCGACGTGCTGGAGCTGGCCCCCCAGGCGGTGGTGGTGGGGGCAAAGGTGGCGATCGCTTTCCTCGAAGACCTGGTGCACCGCCCCTTTGAGCGCCTGATCGTCAAAAACGGCGACACCCTGGATCTGGGCAACGGCCACACCCTGGAGTTTGTCAGCGCCCCCAACCTGCACTGGCCCGACACCATCTTTACCTACGACCACAAAACCGGCCTGCTGTTCACCTGCGATGCCTTTGGCCTGCACTTCTGCAGCGACGCCACCTACGACGAAGACCTGGAGTTGATTTCCCCAGATTTTCGCTTTTACTACGAGTGCCTGATGGCCCCCAACGCCAGGTCAGTGCTGGGGGCCATGAAGCGGATGGACGCCTTGCCCCCCGTGGCGATGGTGGCCACCGGCCACGGCCCCCTGCTGCGCTACAACGTGGCCGAACTGACCGGGCGCTACCAGCGCTGGAGCCAGGAGAAGGCCAAGGCCGAGGATCTGGTGGCGGTGTTCTACGTGTCGGACTACGGCTATAGCGATCGCCTCTCCCAATCCATTGCCCGCGGCATTACCAAAACCGGCGTCGCCGTCGAGATGATGGACATGCGATCCGCCGACCCCCAGGAGGTGACGGAGCTAGTGGGCCGCGCCAAGGGGCTGGTGATCGGCATGCCCCCCGCATCCGGCACCGGGGCCAGCGAAACCCAGGCCACCCTGGGCACGGTGCTGGCTGCGGTCCACGGCAAGCAGACGGTGGGCCTGTTTGAGTCCTACGGCGGCGACGACGAACCCATCGACACCCTGGCCACCAAGTTTCAGGATCTCGATCTGATTGCCGCCTTTACCCCGATCCGCATCAAGGACACCCCCGGCGAGGGCCTCTACCAGTCCTGCGAAGAGGCGGGCACCGACCTGGGCCAGGGTCTGGCCCAGGCGGGCAAGCTGAAAAAGCTCAAGGCCCTCGACGCCGACCTGGAGAAGGCCCTGGGCCGGATCAGCAGCGGGCTGTACATCATCACCGCCCAAAAAGGGGAAGTCTCCAGCGCCATGCTGGCCTCCTGGGTCTCCCAGGCCAGCTTCCAGCCCCTGGGCTTCACGGTGGCGGTCGCGAAAGACCGCGCCATTGAGTCGCTGATGCAGGTGGGCGACACCTTTGTGCTCAATATCCTCGAAGAGGGCAAGCACCTGGGCCTGATGAAGCACTTCCTCAAGCGGTTTGCCCCCGGTGCCGATCGCTTTGCCGGAGTGCGCACCCGCCCCGCCACCAACGGCTCGCCCCTGCTGGCCGACGCCCTGGCCTACCTGGAATGCGAGGTCACCAGCCGCATGGAGGTGAGCGATCACTGGATCGTGTACTGCACCGTGCAGGACGGCAAGGTGTCGGACCCCGACGGCCAAACCGCCGTCCACCACCGCAAGGTGGGCAACTATTACTGA
- a CDS encoding tRNA (5-methylaminomethyl-2-thiouridine)(34)-methyltransferase MnmD, which produces MSTPTGNLVLEPTADGSMTLFSEDFGEWFHSRQGAYTEAYATYVEATDLASLAQAPALTLLDVCYGLGYNTAAALDTVLRVNPACRVRLVGLELDPRVPRQAVDQGLIGGWSASVQACLQDLAMAGEAQRPWLEANLLWGDARQRIGELDPAGFQADVIFFDPFSPPHCPELWTVEFIERVAACLHPEGKLVTYSCAAAVRTAMQAAGLSIGPISAAGRRWPGTLAQVNPTGLAPLSDQEREHLLTRAAVPYRDPTLGDSADAIRQRRQREQAVSNLVPTSRWRKRWLPPHQKVPPAR; this is translated from the coding sequence ATGTCAACGCCCACTGGAAACCTGGTGCTCGAACCCACTGCCGATGGCTCGATGACGCTATTTTCAGAGGATTTTGGCGAGTGGTTTCACAGCCGCCAGGGGGCCTATACCGAAGCCTACGCCACCTACGTCGAGGCCACCGACCTGGCCAGCCTGGCCCAGGCCCCTGCCCTTACCCTGCTGGATGTGTGCTACGGGCTGGGCTACAACACGGCGGCGGCCCTGGATACGGTGCTGCGGGTCAACCCGGCCTGTCGGGTGCGGCTGGTGGGTCTGGAACTCGACCCCCGGGTACCGCGCCAGGCGGTAGATCAGGGCCTGATCGGTGGCTGGTCGGCGTCAGTGCAGGCCTGCCTGCAGGATTTGGCGATGGCTGGTGAGGCCCAGCGGCCCTGGCTGGAGGCTAACCTGCTGTGGGGCGATGCTCGGCAGCGGATTGGAGAGCTAGACCCGGCAGGCTTTCAAGCCGATGTGATTTTCTTTGACCCCTTTTCGCCACCCCACTGCCCCGAGCTGTGGACGGTGGAGTTTATTGAGCGGGTGGCGGCCTGTCTGCACCCTGAGGGCAAACTGGTCACCTACTCCTGCGCGGCGGCGGTACGAACGGCAATGCAGGCGGCGGGGCTATCAATTGGACCGATCAGTGCGGCGGGGCGGCGCTGGCCGGGTACTCTGGCTCAGGTAAACCCCACGGGGCTGGCCCCACTGTCAGACCAGGAGCGAGAGCACCTGCTGACTCGGGCGGCAGTGCCCTACCGGGATCCAACCCTGGGGGACAGTGCCGACGCCATTCGCCAGCGTCGCCAGCGGGAACAGGCCGTCTCAAATCTAGTACCAACGTCGCGCTGGCGCAAGCGGTGGCTGCCCCCACACCAAAAAGTTCCCCCCGCTCGATAG
- a CDS encoding HD domain-containing phosphohydrolase: MLYQNPSPPRVLVVDDHTPSRMAAVALLSVDGYQVEQAHCGQSALSRVFQHQPDLVLLDVMMPGLDGFEVCRQLKQNENTRLIPVVFVTALGDREARLRGIEAGGDDFLTKPFDQLELSARVKSLIHQKRLNEDLDHAEQVLFSIARTIESRDPNTGDHCDRLVILARSFGEYLGLAPAHIRDLAWAGYLHDIGKVGIPDAVLLKTAALNEAEREVMEQHVAIGERICRPLRTMQGVVPIIRHHHERWDGSGYPDGLTGDAIPRLAQIFQLIDIFDALTHHRPYKPAFSVEESLAIMRQEVERGWRDPVLMAQFEAFIQSYQAQKTATEVTGALDPQQPIRPRYGLA; the protein is encoded by the coding sequence GTGCTCTACCAAAACCCCTCACCACCCCGTGTCCTTGTCGTCGATGACCACACCCCCAGCCGCATGGCCGCCGTAGCGCTGCTGTCGGTCGACGGCTACCAGGTGGAGCAGGCCCACTGTGGGCAAAGCGCCCTCAGCCGAGTGTTTCAGCACCAGCCCGACTTGGTTTTGCTGGATGTGATGATGCCCGGCCTCGACGGGTTTGAAGTCTGCCGTCAGCTCAAGCAGAACGAAAACACCCGGCTGATTCCGGTGGTGTTTGTGACCGCCCTGGGCGATCGCGAGGCCAGGCTGCGCGGCATTGAGGCGGGGGGCGACGACTTTCTCACCAAGCCCTTCGACCAGCTGGAGCTTTCGGCCAGAGTCAAGTCGCTAATTCACCAAAAGCGGCTCAACGAAGACCTCGACCACGCCGAACAGGTGCTGTTCTCCATCGCCCGCACGATCGAGAGCCGCGATCCCAATACCGGCGACCACTGCGATCGCCTGGTGATTCTGGCCCGCAGCTTTGGCGAATACCTGGGCCTGGCTCCGGCCCACATTCGCGACCTGGCCTGGGCGGGCTACCTGCACGACATCGGCAAGGTGGGCATTCCCGATGCGGTCCTGCTCAAGACCGCTGCCCTCAACGAGGCCGAGCGGGAGGTGATGGAACAGCACGTCGCCATTGGCGAACGCATCTGCCGCCCCCTGCGTACGATGCAGGGGGTGGTGCCGATCATCCGCCACCACCACGAGCGCTGGGACGGCAGCGGCTACCCCGACGGCCTAACCGGCGATGCTATTCCCCGGCTGGCGCAGATCTTTCAGCTGATCGATATTTTTGATGCCCTCACCCACCATCGCCCCTATAAACCCGCCTTTTCCGTGGAGGAGTCGCTCGCCATCATGCGCCAGGAGGTGGAGCGCGGCTGGCGCGACCCAGTCCTGATGGCGCAGTTTGAGGCCTTTATTCAGAGCTACCAGGCTCAGAAGACCGCCACAGAAGTCACCGGTGCCCTCGATCCGCAACAGCCCATCAGGCCACGGTACGGGTTGGCTTGA
- a CDS encoding DUF3352 domain-containing protein has protein sequence MGRHRQAWKRLLPGSLVGAGLILYATTTHADEATPWHHLPADTALVMLLDTTADTWEQLSQFQLFNLLATEQGLTPALPGLPYLPYGIDFGLDVAPWVGDTALVALLPARSDTAVPFTDYTVMVAPVANAEAFEGFQATFFELQEVDPEVTSADGTEIYYWPAPELEDWPEWSDDWSDDWPQEDWPDTEPAPCDPAEVEADLCLEGTQAFPSETRAAAPKIWRLGASGVGLPLTARSFHDGDEELEVEIPVPMPSFGPGGLAVAFLPDVLVTAESPAAIEQYLRLRQAGEAATLATSREFQRTLVNRERSQALVAVYGNALELLNYELSPAGLPQLPLPLPLPPAPQLDADTLQTLRSLNFGGTLEALVYPLATGMQFRGRYYYDTMPFNFGLTPTAANADSPLTRLPASTLLLMSGRDLAGFWRGLRNVLENASDFTREGLATARSFFGLATGLELDQDVFGWMDGEVAIAAFPTQGGPLRYVGLGLLLQTSDRPTAERTLAALDDLVSSFGLSAQPRSINQQPATSWELDLNQPRQDYVPERSFASHGWVSADTLAITSGTVPMARVLAPSPHDPLADFFLFDQATAAFPNPNNGYFYLNVGATLALAYQVFDLHSTPGFDAAKPYLGSVRSLSATTAQTPNYLEFQGQLGLARRRH, from the coding sequence ATGGGCAGGCACAGGCAAGCATGGAAACGCCTTCTTCCAGGAAGTCTGGTAGGAGCAGGGCTAATCCTGTACGCCACCACCACCCACGCCGACGAAGCAACCCCCTGGCATCACCTGCCCGCCGACACCGCCCTGGTGATGCTGCTCGACACCACCGCCGACACCTGGGAGCAGCTCAGCCAGTTTCAGCTTTTTAATTTGTTGGCCACCGAACAGGGACTCACCCCTGCCCTGCCCGGCCTGCCCTACCTGCCCTACGGCATTGACTTTGGCCTCGACGTCGCCCCCTGGGTGGGCGATACGGCCCTGGTGGCGCTTCTCCCCGCCCGCTCCGATACCGCCGTTCCGTTCACCGACTACACCGTAATGGTGGCTCCGGTGGCCAATGCCGAAGCCTTCGAGGGCTTTCAGGCCACCTTTTTTGAGCTGCAGGAGGTAGACCCCGAAGTCACCTCCGCCGATGGCACCGAAATTTACTACTGGCCAGCCCCTGAACTGGAAGACTGGCCCGAATGGTCCGATGATTGGTCCGATGACTGGCCCCAAGAGGACTGGCCCGACACCGAGCCTGCCCCCTGTGACCCCGCTGAGGTAGAGGCAGACCTCTGCCTTGAGGGAACCCAAGCCTTTCCGTCTGAGACGCGGGCCGCTGCCCCAAAGATCTGGCGGTTGGGGGCCAGCGGGGTGGGACTGCCGCTCACCGCCCGTTCGTTTCACGATGGGGACGAGGAGCTGGAGGTAGAAATCCCTGTGCCCATGCCCAGCTTTGGCCCCGGCGGTCTGGCCGTCGCCTTTTTGCCCGATGTACTGGTCACCGCCGAAAGCCCCGCCGCCATCGAGCAGTACCTGCGCCTGCGCCAGGCGGGGGAGGCGGCAACGCTGGCCACCAGTCGAGAGTTTCAGCGCACGCTGGTCAACCGTGAGCGCAGTCAGGCGCTGGTGGCGGTCTACGGCAACGCCCTGGAGCTGCTGAACTACGAGCTGTCTCCGGCAGGTTTGCCCCAGTTGCCGCTACCCTTGCCCTTGCCCCCCGCCCCCCAACTCGATGCCGATACCCTACAAACCCTGCGATCGCTCAACTTTGGCGGCACCCTGGAGGCGCTGGTCTATCCCCTGGCGACAGGAATGCAGTTTCGAGGCCGCTACTACTACGACACCATGCCCTTCAACTTTGGCCTCACCCCCACTGCGGCCAACGCCGACAGCCCCCTGACGCGGCTGCCCGCCTCCACCCTGCTGTTGATGAGCGGTCGAGATCTGGCCGGGTTCTGGCGTGGGCTGCGCAATGTGTTGGAGAATGCCAGCGACTTCACCCGCGAGGGACTGGCTACGGCTCGGTCGTTCTTTGGCCTGGCCACCGGGCTGGAGCTCGACCAGGATGTGTTTGGCTGGATGGACGGGGAAGTAGCGATCGCGGCATTTCCCACCCAGGGCGGCCCCCTGCGGTACGTGGGGCTGGGGCTGCTGCTACAGACCAGCGATCGCCCCACCGCCGAGCGCACCCTCGCGGCCCTAGACGACCTGGTGTCGAGCTTTGGCCTCTCTGCCCAGCCCCGCTCCATCAACCAGCAGCCCGCCACCAGCTGGGAGCTAGACCTCAACCAGCCCCGCCAGGACTACGTCCCCGAGCGCAGCTTCGCTAGCCACGGCTGGGTCAGCGCCGATACCCTTGCCATCACCTCGGGGACGGTACCCATGGCCAGGGTTCTGGCCCCCTCGCCCCACGATCCCCTGGCCGATTTCTTTTTGTTTGACCAGGCCACGGCGGCCTTTCCCAACCCCAACAACGGCTACTTCTACCTCAACGTGGGGGCGACCCTGGCCCTCGCCTACCAGGTGTTTGACCTCCACAGCACCCCCGGCTTTGATGCTGCCAAGCCCTATCTGGGCAGCGTTCGTAGCCTCAGCGCCACCACCGCCCAGACCCCCAACTACCTGGAGTTTCAGGGCCAACTCGGCCTGGCCCGCCGCCGCCATTGA